ACGTACACCTTGATGTTTATTAGCTGTCATTTGCGCACCATTACCGCTTCCACATAAAATAATTCCCATTTCAGCTTGTTCAGTTTCTACTGCTTCTGCTGTTGGATGTATAGCATCTGGATAATCCATACTACTATTATCATTTGTTCCAAAATTAATTACTTTATGTCCTAATTCTTCTAAAAGTTTTATAATTTCAAATTTATACTCGGTACCTGCATGGTCGTTTCCGATGGCAATTGTCAT
The Tenacibaculum pacificus DNA segment above includes these coding regions:
- the rpiB gene encoding ribose 5-phosphate isomerase B; its protein translation is MTIAIGNDHAGTEYKFEIIKLLEELGHKVINFGTNDNSSMDYPDAIHPTAEAVETEQAEMGIILCGSGNGAQMTANKHQGVRAALCWNNELVALTRQHNNANILTIPARFVSLQQALGFVTIFLNTEFEGGRHADRVNKIACGC